From Solibacillus isronensis, the proteins below share one genomic window:
- a CDS encoding ring-cleaving dioxygenase — protein sequence MYTIPGHHHISMITKNAQQNNKFYRDILGLRRVKVTVNQDDTSMYHLFYGDKTGSPGTELSFFEIPLVGRTHRGTNAITKICLIVPSVDSLQYWAKRLDEFGVKHEDITTFTGRPALLFEDEEGLRLALIAAPNTKAGHWETYEKSPVPVQHQIQGMGTVEITVKNKGKLVRTLTEIFGFELKTQDETTALLQSIGDEMFGEIYIIEQEGPSEKPGRGSIHHLAIRVKNDEELSYWDEQVKARGFMSSGIVDRFYFKSLYFRESNGILFEIATDGPGFLRDGDVTSLGEQLDLPDFLEQQREEITAKLKPIL from the coding sequence ATGTATACAATTCCAGGACATCATCATATTTCGATGATTACAAAAAATGCACAGCAAAACAACAAATTTTACCGAGATATTTTAGGATTACGCCGTGTTAAAGTGACGGTCAATCAGGATGACACATCAATGTACCACCTTTTTTATGGTGATAAAACAGGCAGTCCGGGTACAGAGCTTTCGTTTTTCGAGATTCCGTTAGTTGGACGCACTCACAGAGGCACAAATGCCATTACAAAAATCTGTTTGATTGTACCAAGCGTCGATAGCCTTCAGTATTGGGCAAAACGTCTGGATGAATTTGGCGTTAAACATGAAGACATTACAACATTTACAGGTCGCCCTGCCCTCCTTTTTGAAGATGAAGAAGGTTTACGTTTGGCACTTATAGCTGCACCAAATACGAAAGCAGGACATTGGGAAACGTATGAAAAATCCCCTGTTCCGGTTCAACATCAAATTCAAGGGATGGGAACTGTTGAAATAACCGTGAAGAATAAAGGAAAACTGGTTCGAACATTAACAGAAATTTTTGGTTTTGAATTGAAAACGCAAGATGAAACAACTGCCCTGCTCCAATCAATCGGTGATGAAATGTTTGGGGAGATATACATTATCGAACAGGAAGGACCTTCGGAAAAACCTGGTCGCGGCAGTATTCACCATTTGGCCATCCGTGTGAAAAATGATGAAGAACTGTCGTATTGGGATGAGCAAGTAAAAGCTCGAGGTTTTATGTCCTCGGGTATTGTCGACCGCTTTTATTTTAAAAGCTTATATTTCCGTGAATCGAATGGAATCTTATTCGAAATTGCGACGGATGGACCAGGATTTTTACGCGACGGCGATGTGACATCGCTCGGTGAACAATTGGATTTACCGGATTTTTTGGAACAACAGCGTGAAGAAATTACAGCAAAATTGAAGCCTATTTTATAA
- a CDS encoding DUF4362 domain-containing protein, translated as MKGLLAFGLLLLLVGCNDNGQLSETLEWAVINVKNSAAEEIIIHDPKELEEISSYLSKVDWQPNTEAKMATHEDLLLSLFIEVEQNMPERINEYQIWFEEDNSMTIMSNFKSEGFGKLKGKFGKPFKDLLQQNIMGKNRVIDQHGQVENLELFHQFLKATDENKQTSLEMTRYTIEGAPIYWKVDFQEGQYKIEVDNREDNFGSKNTENYTCDKLSKDVTGSLTDYNFKSCEGGFEINLLSVISE; from the coding sequence TTGAAGGGATTACTCGCATTTGGCTTGCTGCTTCTATTAGTCGGATGTAATGATAATGGGCAGCTATCAGAAACGCTTGAATGGGCCGTCATTAACGTTAAAAACTCAGCTGCCGAAGAAATAATAATACACGATCCAAAAGAACTGGAAGAAATCAGTAGTTATTTATCGAAAGTAGATTGGCAGCCGAATACTGAAGCTAAAATGGCAACGCATGAAGATCTTCTTTTAAGTCTATTTATTGAAGTTGAACAAAACATGCCCGAACGTATTAACGAATATCAAATCTGGTTTGAAGAAGACAACTCGATGACTATAATGAGCAATTTTAAATCAGAGGGGTTTGGTAAATTAAAAGGGAAATTCGGAAAACCTTTTAAAGATTTGCTTCAACAAAACATAATGGGGAAGAATCGTGTAATTGATCAACATGGTCAGGTGGAAAATTTGGAGTTATTCCATCAGTTTTTAAAAGCTACCGACGAAAACAAACAAACATCATTGGAGATGACGCGCTATACGATTGAGGGGGCACCAATTTACTGGAAAGTTGATTTTCAAGAAGGGCAATATAAAATCGAAGTCGATAATCGAGAAGATAATTTTGGAAGTAAAAATACTGAAAATTATACATGTGATAAATTAAGTAAAGATGTTACAGGTTCTTTAACTGATTATAATTTTAAATCATGTGAAGGAGGCTTTGAAATCAATTTATTATCGGTAATAAGTGAATAA
- the metC gene encoding cystathionine beta-lyase, with product MTNRIETALVHGAIREGYADKKGAVNVPMYLSSTFHQESIDEFGEYDYARSGNPTRAALEKAIAELEGGNRGFAFATGMAAVSACFMILSAGDHIVITEDVYGGTYRFVTKVLPRYGITHTFVDFTDTEAVKAAVRPETKLIYMETPSNPTLGITDIREVVEIAKQHGALTFLDNTFMTPLHQKPLELGVDVVIHSATKFLSGHSDIVAGLVVTKDEALGNEIYFVQNSFGSVLGVQDCYTLIQNMKTTAVRFNEESRVAMRIAQFLHAHPLVEKVYYPGLPTHPGFEIHAAQATSAGAVLSFSLPNYEIAKAFVEAMKIPVFAVSLGGVESILSYPAKMSHAAMEPEERAKRGITDGLLRFSVGLENEDDLIEDFTQALEIASKIK from the coding sequence ATGACAAACCGCATTGAAACAGCATTAGTTCATGGGGCGATCCGTGAAGGCTATGCCGATAAAAAAGGTGCTGTAAACGTACCAATGTATTTATCATCGACTTTCCATCAGGAATCGATCGATGAATTTGGTGAATATGATTATGCTCGTTCGGGAAACCCGACACGTGCCGCATTGGAAAAAGCGATTGCCGAACTTGAAGGCGGTAATCGAGGTTTTGCATTTGCAACTGGTATGGCAGCTGTATCAGCTTGCTTTATGATTTTATCTGCAGGCGACCATATTGTCATTACCGAAGATGTTTACGGTGGTACGTACCGTTTCGTTACAAAAGTATTGCCGCGCTACGGGATTACCCATACATTTGTGGACTTTACAGATACTGAAGCAGTAAAAGCAGCTGTACGTCCTGAAACGAAATTAATTTATATGGAAACACCTTCGAATCCTACATTAGGCATCACGGATATTCGTGAAGTAGTTGAAATTGCAAAACAACACGGTGCACTCACGTTTTTAGATAATACGTTCATGACACCGCTGCATCAAAAACCGCTCGAATTAGGTGTCGATGTTGTGATTCATTCCGCAACGAAGTTTTTATCAGGACATTCCGATATAGTAGCGGGCCTTGTAGTAACAAAAGATGAAGCGCTGGGCAATGAAATATATTTCGTTCAAAATTCATTCGGTTCTGTACTAGGTGTGCAGGATTGCTACACATTAATTCAAAATATGAAGACGACGGCTGTACGTTTTAACGAGGAATCACGTGTTGCAATGCGCATCGCACAATTTTTACATGCACATCCGTTAGTGGAAAAAGTCTATTATCCTGGACTCCCTACTCACCCGGGGTTTGAAATTCATGCAGCACAGGCAACTTCAGCGGGTGCGGTCTTATCGTTTAGTTTACCGAATTATGAGATTGCAAAAGCTTTTGTCGAAGCGATGAAAATTCCGGTATTTGCGGTTAGTCTTGGTGGTGTTGAATCAATTTTATCGTACCCTGCCAAAATGAGTCATGCAGCGATGGAGCCCGAAGAACGTGCAAAACGCGGAATTACTGATGGTTTGCTGCGCTTTTCAGTCGGATTGGAAAATGAAGATGATCTGATAGAAGATTTTACACAGGCATTGGAAATCGCCAGTAAAATTAAATAG
- a CDS encoding methionine biosynthesis PLP-dependent protein, with protein MSQRSIETKLVQLGNLSDAKTGAINPPIYMSTAYQHTGIGESTGYDYTRTKNPTRTILEQGIAELENGDAGFACSSGMAAVQLVMSLFKPNDELIVPEDLYGGTYRLFKTFAENYNIKPVYNPFTNVEEVERLINENTKALFIETPTNPLMQEIDLVEYAALAEKHNLLLIVDNTFYTPYFQRPLELGAHIVLHSATKYIGGHNDVLAGLVVAKGAELCEKLAFYHNGIGMVLSPMDSWLLIRGLKTLHLRLKQHDANAKKVAKYLADEPLVTDVLYTGKGGMLSFRVKDSSMVNPFLKGIKLITFAESLGGVESFITYPATQTHADMPYDERVARGVCDRLLRFSVGIEEAEDLIADLKQVFDSLRGEFA; from the coding sequence ATGTCACAACGTTCAATTGAAACAAAATTAGTACAGCTCGGAAATTTAAGTGATGCCAAAACAGGTGCGATCAACCCGCCGATCTATATGTCGACAGCATATCAGCATACGGGCATTGGTGAATCGACAGGCTATGATTATACACGTACAAAAAATCCAACTCGTACAATCCTTGAACAAGGAATCGCAGAGCTGGAAAACGGCGATGCTGGATTTGCCTGCAGTTCCGGAATGGCGGCAGTACAACTTGTCATGTCCTTATTTAAACCGAACGATGAATTAATCGTTCCGGAAGATTTATATGGCGGAACATATCGTCTATTCAAAACATTTGCGGAAAACTATAATATTAAACCGGTTTATAATCCGTTTACTAATGTTGAAGAAGTTGAAAGGTTAATCAATGAAAATACGAAAGCATTGTTTATCGAAACTCCGACAAATCCGTTAATGCAGGAAATCGATCTTGTGGAATATGCGGCTTTGGCAGAAAAACACAACTTATTGCTAATTGTTGACAATACATTCTACACTCCTTATTTCCAGCGTCCTCTTGAATTAGGTGCACACATTGTTTTACATAGTGCAACAAAATATATTGGCGGACATAATGATGTATTGGCAGGTCTAGTCGTAGCAAAGGGTGCTGAATTATGTGAAAAGTTAGCATTCTACCATAACGGGATTGGTATGGTGCTTTCGCCGATGGATTCATGGTTGCTCATTCGCGGACTGAAAACATTGCATTTACGTTTAAAACAGCATGATGCGAATGCAAAAAAAGTGGCGAAATACTTAGCCGATGAACCTCTCGTGACAGATGTACTGTATACAGGAAAAGGCGGTATGCTGTCTTTCCGTGTCAAAGATTCGTCAATGGTCAACCCGTTTTTAAAAGGTATCAAACTGATTACATTTGCAGAAAGTCTTGGCGGCGTTGAGAGCTTTATTACTTATCCTGCTACTCAAACACATGCCGATATGCCATATGATGAACGTGTTGCACGAGGTGTTTGTGACCGATTACTTCGTTTCTCGGTAGGTATTGAAGAAGCAGAAGATTTAATCGCTGACTTAAAGCAAGTTTTCGATTCGTTACGAGGTGAATTTGCATGA
- the mscL gene encoding large conductance mechanosensitive channel protein MscL, with amino-acid sequence MWKDFKEFAMKGNVIDLAVAVVIGAAFGKIVTSLVENIIMPLVGMLTGGIDLTNEWKFGPGEAQVALGVFVQSIIDFIIIAFAIFMALRLLTKLNRKKEAQVAEEPAPELDAKEELLKEIRDLLKNEQSK; translated from the coding sequence ATGTGGAAAGATTTTAAAGAATTTGCGATGAAGGGCAATGTTATCGATTTAGCGGTTGCAGTTGTTATTGGTGCAGCATTCGGTAAAATTGTTACATCATTGGTTGAAAATATTATTATGCCACTTGTCGGTATGCTTACAGGCGGAATTGATCTGACAAACGAATGGAAGTTTGGACCAGGTGAAGCACAAGTTGCGCTAGGCGTATTCGTTCAATCGATTATCGATTTCATTATTATCGCATTTGCTATTTTTATGGCTTTACGATTACTGACGAAACTGAACCGTAAAAAAGAAGCACAAGTTGCCGAAGAACCGGCACCGGAACTGGATGCTAAAGAAGAACTGCTGAAAGAAATCCGTGATTTATTAAAAAACGAGCAATCTAAATAA
- a CDS encoding lytic transglycosylase domain-containing protein: protein MAKSKKKNPLFSPKTKIVLIILLIPITLIVYIVAYFSWQQLRGWPFTDKTVYQQIQEQFDLEIPIEYIPVYVAAEQKYGVPWTLLAAHHRVETRFSTMKTLISPVGAEGHFQFMPCTFVGWQHPSCKDLGLGDIPDHDKTNPAIIKKYGGYGVDANGDGIADPFDIEDAVFSAAKFLSIAGVNDGQLKKAIFQYNHSDDYVEDILYYYKMYRDYGNQLKQIALEEDK, encoded by the coding sequence ATGGCAAAAAGCAAGAAAAAGAACCCTTTATTCTCTCCAAAAACTAAAATAGTATTAATTATTTTGCTTATCCCCATCACTTTAATAGTTTATATTGTCGCTTATTTCAGCTGGCAGCAACTCCGTGGTTGGCCATTTACTGATAAAACAGTGTACCAGCAAATTCAGGAACAATTTGATTTGGAAATTCCAATCGAATATATCCCTGTTTACGTCGCAGCCGAACAGAAATACGGTGTTCCATGGACGCTTTTGGCAGCACATCACCGCGTAGAAACCCGTTTTTCCACAATGAAAACACTTATTTCACCGGTTGGCGCAGAAGGACACTTTCAGTTTATGCCTTGTACATTTGTCGGCTGGCAACATCCTTCCTGCAAAGATTTAGGGCTGGGGGACATCCCGGATCATGATAAAACGAATCCAGCGATCATAAAAAAATATGGGGGGTATGGGGTAGATGCGAATGGCGACGGTATAGCAGATCCATTTGATATAGAAGATGCCGTATTCAGTGCAGCCAAATTTTTATCCATTGCCGGTGTAAATGATGGGCAATTGAAAAAAGCGATTTTTCAGTATAATCATAGTGATGATTATGTGGAAGACATTTTATACTACTATAAGATGTACCGGGATTACGGCAATCAGCTGAAACAAATTGCTCTTGAAGAGGACAAATAA
- a CDS encoding GlsB/YeaQ/YmgE family stress response membrane protein: MMSFIWFLIIGGILGWLAGVILGKDVPGGIIGNIIAGIVGSWIGSMILGNWGWKVSDFYVFPALIGAIVLIFIVSFIMRSMRKAT; this comes from the coding sequence ATGATGAGTTTCATTTGGTTTTTAATTATCGGAGGTATTTTAGGTTGGTTAGCGGGTGTCATTTTAGGTAAGGATGTACCTGGTGGCATTATCGGTAACATTATTGCAGGTATTGTCGGATCATGGATTGGTAGCATGATTTTAGGTAACTGGGGCTGGAAAGTTTCAGATTTCTATGTATTCCCCGCATTAATCGGTGCCATTGTTTTAATCTTTATCGTAAGCTTTATCATGCGCTCAATGCGTAAAGCGACTTAA
- a CDS encoding cysteine hydrolase family protein, which produces MKKALIVIDYTYDFVADDGKLTCGKPGQAIENNISTLIEQFIEQNDVVVFANDLHVENDPYHPESKLFPAHNIVGTKGRELYGSVKELYETYKDRVISFDKTRYSAFAGTNLDILLRERNVEEVILVGVCTDICILHTAVDSYNLGYKITIPEHAVASFNEIGHKWALGHFKSCLGASII; this is translated from the coding sequence ATGAAAAAAGCTTTAATTGTAATTGATTACACGTATGATTTTGTAGCGGATGATGGAAAACTAACTTGCGGTAAACCGGGACAGGCAATAGAAAATAATATTAGCACTTTAATAGAACAGTTTATTGAACAAAATGATGTTGTCGTATTCGCTAACGATTTACATGTGGAAAACGATCCATATCATCCAGAATCAAAATTATTTCCGGCCCATAATATTGTAGGAACTAAAGGTCGTGAACTTTATGGTTCAGTAAAAGAGCTATATGAAACATACAAAGATCGCGTCATTTCATTTGATAAAACCCGTTATAGTGCTTTTGCAGGGACGAATTTGGATATTTTACTTCGTGAACGCAATGTGGAGGAAGTTATACTTGTTGGAGTATGTACTGATATTTGCATTTTGCATACCGCAGTGGACAGCTATAATTTAGGCTATAAAATTACGATTCCTGAACATGCCGTTGCGAGTTTTAATGAAATCGGTCATAAATGGGCACTTGGTCATTTTAAATCATGTTTAGGTGCATCAATTATATAA
- the ilvD gene encoding dihydroxy-acid dehydratase: MRSDMIKMGVDRAPHRSLLYATGKVKARDLEKPFIGVCNSYIDIIPGHVHLREFADVVKEAIIEAGGIPFEFNTIGVDDGIAMGHIGMRYSLPSREIIADSAETVINAHWFDGVFYIPNCDKITPGMLMAAVRTNVPSVFVSGGPMEAGTSSSGKTLSLTSVFEGVGAHKAGTMTAEELLDIENNACPTCGSCSGMFTANSMNCLMEMLGLALPGNGTIVATSEKRKELIYEAAKHLVRMIKEDVKPRDIVTKEAIDDAFALDMAMGGSTNTVLHTLAIANEAEIDYNIEDINKVAERVPYIAKIMPASDISMDDIAKAGGVQAIINELTKIPGAIHPDRPTIAGVSMRELVKDYEITNDRVIRTKDNPYSAVGGLSVLFGNIAPEGSVIKVGAVDPSIKTFTGEAIVFESQEEAQQAIDDGVVREGHVVVIRYEGPKGGPGMPEMLAPTSAIQGRGLGTKVALITDGRFSGASRGISIGHISPEAAEGGPIALVENGDTIIIDLPSRTINLQVSDELLAERRQNLKPFEPKIKRGWLARYSALVTNASQGGVMKI; encoded by the coding sequence ATGAGAAGTGATATGATTAAAATGGGAGTGGACCGAGCTCCACACCGTAGTCTTTTATACGCTACAGGTAAAGTAAAGGCGAGAGATTTAGAAAAGCCATTTATCGGTGTATGTAATTCTTATATTGATATTATTCCAGGCCATGTCCATTTGCGAGAATTCGCGGACGTAGTAAAAGAGGCCATTATTGAAGCAGGCGGAATTCCATTCGAATTCAATACGATTGGAGTCGATGACGGAATTGCAATGGGTCATATAGGGATGCGCTATTCATTACCATCACGTGAGATTATTGCCGATTCAGCTGAAACGGTAATTAACGCACACTGGTTTGACGGAGTGTTCTACATACCAAACTGTGACAAAATTACACCAGGTATGTTAATGGCAGCTGTTCGTACAAATGTTCCTTCAGTATTCGTATCAGGAGGACCAATGGAAGCAGGTACTTCTTCTTCAGGTAAAACATTATCATTAACGAGTGTTTTTGAAGGGGTCGGTGCACATAAGGCAGGTACGATGACGGCTGAAGAGCTCCTTGATATCGAGAACAATGCATGTCCAACTTGCGGATCTTGTTCGGGAATGTTCACAGCTAACTCAATGAACTGTTTAATGGAAATGCTAGGATTAGCATTACCGGGTAACGGTACAATCGTTGCAACAAGCGAAAAACGTAAAGAACTGATTTACGAAGCAGCGAAACATTTAGTACGCATGATTAAAGAAGATGTAAAACCACGCGACATTGTTACAAAAGAAGCGATTGATGATGCTTTTGCTCTTGATATGGCAATGGGCGGTTCTACAAATACAGTGCTTCATACACTGGCAATCGCCAATGAAGCAGAAATTGACTACAACATTGAAGATATTAATAAAGTAGCAGAACGTGTTCCTTACATTGCAAAAATTATGCCGGCATCGGACATTTCGATGGATGACATTGCAAAAGCTGGCGGTGTTCAGGCGATTATTAATGAATTAACAAAAATTCCAGGGGCAATTCACCCTGACAGACCAACAATCGCAGGTGTTTCAATGCGAGAGCTTGTGAAAGACTATGAAATTACGAATGATCGTGTCATTCGCACAAAAGATAATCCATATAGTGCTGTAGGCGGACTTTCCGTATTATTCGGAAATATTGCCCCTGAAGGCTCGGTAATTAAGGTCGGTGCGGTTGATCCTTCTATTAAAACCTTTACAGGCGAAGCGATTGTATTCGAATCACAGGAAGAAGCACAGCAGGCAATCGATGACGGCGTAGTACGTGAAGGACATGTAGTTGTCATTCGCTATGAAGGTCCAAAAGGCGGGCCAGGTATGCCGGAAATGCTGGCACCAACTTCTGCGATTCAAGGGCGCGGGCTAGGAACGAAAGTCGCACTCATTACAGATGGCCGTTTCTCAGGTGCATCACGCGGCATTTCAATCGGCCATATTTCTCCGGAAGCGGCTGAAGGCGGTCCGATCGCATTAGTCGAAAATGGCGATACAATTATTATTGATTTGCCAAGCAGAACAATTAATTTACAAGTTTCCGACGAACTTCTTGCAGAGCGTCGTCAAAACTTAAAACCATTTGAACCAAAAATTAAGCGCGGCTGGTTGGCACGTTACTCTGCATTAGTAACAAATGCTTCCCAAGGCGGCGTAATGAAAATATAA
- the ilvB gene encoding biosynthetic-type acetolactate synthase large subunit: MSANVSVNQEIEKPEEQQVTKPRDGADILVQALHEQDVDIIFGYPGGAVLQIYDALYRNPIRHILTRHEQGAIHAAEGYARVMNKPGVVIATSGPGATNLVTGIADAMIDSIPLVIFTGQVATSVIGTDAFQEADIMGITTPITKHNYQVQDVADIPRIVKEAFHIANTGRKGPVVIDFPKNISQTVFLDEIKAPEDIYLPGYQPTTKPNYLQIQKAIQALSLAKKPLVLAGAGVLFADAREQLTEFIEKYNLPVINTLLGLGSIHGQHKQFYGMAGMHGYATANDAITKCDLLINIGARFDDRLTGNLATFAPNATIIHIDIDPAEIGKNVPTDIPIVADAKEALFALLKKDFQGPDTTEWIHYLNDSRDKYPLWYEDAGEEVLPQQAIEILHKLTDGEAIITTDVGQHQMWAAQYYHLNNPHNWVTSGGLGTMGFGFPAAIGAQFAKPEKKVISIVGDAGFQMTNQELALLKEFNLPVKVVILNNSCLGMVRQWQETFYDERYSQSLMPIQPDFVKLADAYGIKGYRIDNISEAEAIFDEAINSDEPVVIDCRVKQLVSVFPMVAPGKGLHEMIGVMKP; this comes from the coding sequence ATGAGTGCAAACGTTTCAGTAAATCAAGAAATCGAAAAGCCCGAAGAACAACAAGTAACAAAACCGAGAGACGGTGCGGATATTTTAGTGCAGGCACTGCATGAACAAGATGTTGATATTATTTTCGGTTATCCGGGTGGGGCAGTTTTGCAAATTTACGATGCTCTTTACCGTAACCCGATTCGTCACATTCTGACACGCCACGAACAAGGTGCGATTCATGCGGCAGAAGGATATGCACGTGTTATGAATAAACCAGGTGTAGTAATTGCAACATCAGGACCGGGAGCGACAAACCTCGTTACAGGTATTGCCGATGCGATGATTGACTCGATTCCGTTAGTTATTTTTACAGGGCAGGTTGCGACATCCGTAATCGGTACAGATGCTTTCCAGGAAGCGGACATTATGGGAATTACAACACCGATCACAAAACATAACTATCAGGTGCAGGACGTAGCGGATATCCCTCGTATAGTAAAAGAGGCATTCCATATTGCCAACACAGGACGTAAAGGACCGGTTGTCATTGACTTCCCGAAAAATATCTCACAAACAGTGTTCCTGGATGAAATTAAAGCTCCGGAAGATATTTATTTACCGGGTTATCAACCGACAACAAAACCGAATTATCTTCAAATCCAAAAGGCAATTCAAGCATTAAGTTTAGCTAAAAAACCTTTAGTGCTAGCAGGTGCCGGTGTATTATTCGCAGATGCACGTGAACAATTGACAGAATTTATTGAAAAATATAATTTACCGGTTATTAATACATTGCTTGGTTTAGGCAGCATTCACGGACAGCACAAACAATTCTATGGAATGGCTGGGATGCACGGATATGCAACGGCAAATGACGCGATTACAAAATGCGACTTATTAATTAATATCGGTGCACGTTTTGATGACCGATTAACAGGAAATTTAGCAACATTCGCACCGAACGCTACGATCATCCATATCGATATCGATCCGGCAGAAATCGGAAAAAATGTACCAACTGATATTCCGATTGTTGCGGATGCAAAAGAAGCACTATTTGCACTGTTGAAAAAAGACTTCCAAGGACCGGATACGACAGAATGGATCCATTACTTAAATGATAGCCGTGATAAATATCCGCTTTGGTATGAAGATGCAGGAGAAGAAGTATTACCGCAGCAAGCAATTGAGATCCTTCATAAATTGACGGACGGAGAAGCGATTATCACAACGGATGTTGGACAGCATCAAATGTGGGCAGCCCAATACTATCATTTAAATAATCCGCATAACTGGGTAACATCAGGCGGCTTAGGAACGATGGGCTTCGGTTTCCCGGCAGCGATCGGTGCACAGTTTGCGAAACCTGAGAAGAAAGTTATTTCGATTGTAGGTGATGCAGGCTTCCAAATGACAAATCAAGAGCTTGCATTACTCAAAGAATTTAACTTGCCAGTAAAAGTAGTAATCCTTAACAACAGCTGTTTAGGAATGGTACGTCAATGGCAGGAAACTTTCTATGATGAGCGTTATTCACAAAGCTTAATGCCTATCCAGCCGGACTTCGTAAAACTTGCCGATGCATATGGCATTAAAGGCTACCGCATTGACAATATCTCTGAAGCGGAAGCGATCTTTGACGAAGCGATCAATTCAGACGAACCGGTTGTTATTGATTGCCGAGTGAAGCAACTTGTGAGCGTATTCCCGATGGTTGCGCCTGGTAAAGGGTTACATGAAATGATTGGAGTGATGAAGCCATGA
- the ilvN gene encoding acetolactate synthase small subunit: MKRVLTVTVINQSGVLNRVTGLLMKRQFNIESITVGHTEQPNFSKMTFIVHVEDENKIEQLIKQLSKQIDVLKVNDITEKAIVLRELALIKVVSPPNLRLEMNAIVEPFRPQVVDTSKNVVTYEVVGHPEKIDAFIELLRPYGIKELTRTGATAAIREAQKIESPQLSILK; the protein is encoded by the coding sequence ATGAAGCGAGTGCTGACAGTAACAGTAATTAACCAAAGCGGCGTATTGAACCGAGTGACTGGCTTATTAATGAAACGTCAGTTCAATATTGAATCGATTACAGTAGGTCATACGGAGCAGCCTAATTTTTCGAAAATGACGTTCATCGTCCATGTTGAAGATGAAAATAAAATCGAACAATTAATCAAACAGCTTTCGAAACAAATTGATGTATTAAAAGTAAATGATATTACTGAAAAAGCAATCGTTCTTCGTGAGCTGGCGCTTATTAAAGTAGTTTCACCGCCAAACTTGCGCCTGGAAATGAATGCAATCGTTGAGCCATTCCGTCCGCAAGTTGTCGATACATCAAAAAATGTCGTGACATATGAAGTAGTTGGTCACCCGGAAAAGATCGATGCATTTATCGAGTTACTTCGTCCATATGGCATTAAAGAGTTAACACGTACAGGTGCAACAGCAGCTATCCGTGAAGCACAAAAAATCGAAAGCCCGCAATTATCGATTTTAAAATAA